A section of the Hevea brasiliensis isolate MT/VB/25A 57/8 chromosome 17, ASM3005281v1, whole genome shotgun sequence genome encodes:
- the LOC110637718 gene encoding NADP-dependent glyceraldehyde-3-phosphate dehydrogenase, with protein sequence MAGTIVFAEILDGDSVYKYYSDGEWKKSSSGKSVAIINPTTRKTQYKVQACSQAEVNKVMESAKSAQKAWARTPLWKRAELLHKAAAILKEHKAPIAECLVKEIAKPAKDAVTEVVRSGDLVSYTAEEGVRILGEGKFLVSDSFPGNERTKYCLTSKIPLGVILAIPPFNYPVNLAVSKIAPALIAGNSLVLKPPTQGAVSCLHMVHCFHLAGFPKGLISCVTGKGSEIGDFLTMHPGVNCISFTGGDTGIAISKKSGMIPLQMELGGKDACIVLEDADLDLVAANIIKGGFSYSGQRCTAIKVVLVMETVADALVEKVKARVAKLRVGPPEDDCDITPVVTESSANFIEGLVTDAKEKGATFCQEYRREGNLIWPLLLDNVRPDMRIAWEEPFGPVLPVIRINSVEEGIHHCNASNFGLQGCVFTKDINKAVLISDAMETGTVQINSAPARGPDHFPFQGLKDSGIGSQGITNSINLMTKVKSTVINLPSPSYTMG encoded by the exons ATGGCTGGGACTATAGTTTTTGCAGAGATTTTGGATGGAGATTCTGTGTACAAGTACTACTCTGATGGAGAATGGAAGAAATCTTCTTCTGGAAAATCTGTTGCTATTATCAATCCCACTACAAGAAAGACTCAGTACAAGGTTCAGG CTTGCAGCCAAGCAGAGGTTAACAAGGTGATGGAATCAGCCAAAAGTGCACAGAAAGCTTGGGCTAGAACTCCACTTTGGAAGAGAGCAGAGCTACTTCACAAGGCAGCTGCTATCCTGAAAGAGCATAAGGCTCCAATTGCTGAGTGCTTGGTGAAAGAAATTGCAAAACCTGCCAAAGATGCAGTCACTGag GTTGTGAGGTCTGGGGATCTTGTTTCCTACACTGCTGAAGAAGGGGTGAGGATTCTAGGAGAAGGCAAGTTCTTGGTCTCTGATAGTTTTCCTGGCAATGAGAGGACAAAATACTGCCTCACTTCTAAG ATCCCCCTTGGAGTGATTTTAGCCATTCCACCATTTAACTATCCTGTCAACCTTGCTGTCTCAAAGATTGCTCCTGCATTGATTGCTGGAAACTCCCTTGTCCTCAAGCCTCCAACTCAG GGTGCTGTCTCTTGCCTGCATATGGTACACTGCTTTCACTTGGCTGGTTTTCCCAAAGGCCTAATCAGCTGTGTTACTGGAAAAGGCTCTGAGATTGGTGATTTCCTTACTATGCATCCTGGGGTCAACTGCATAAG CTTCACTGGCGGAGACACTGGTATTGCAATTTCGAAGAAGTCAGGAATGATCCCTCTTCAGATGGAGTTAGGAGGAAAAGATGCCTGCATTGTGCTGGAAGATGCTGATCTTGATTTAGTTGCAGCAAACATTATTAAAGGAGGCTTTTCATACAGTGGCCAAAGATGCACTGCAATAAAGGTGGTGTTGGTGATGGAAACTGTGGCTGATGCTCTAGTAGAGAAGGTGAAAGCTAGAGTTGCAAAACTAAGAGTCGGGCCACCAGAAGATGATTGTGACATCACTCCAGTGGTTACAGAATCATCTGCCAATTTCATTGAAGGACTTGTTACGGATGCCAAAGAGAAAGGAGCAACGTTTTGCCAAGAGTACAGGAGAGAAGGCAATCTCATCTGGCCTTTGCTGTTAGATAATGTAAGACCTGATATGAGGATTGCGTGGGAAGAACCATTTGGGCCTGTTCTTCCCGTTATAAGGATAAATTCTGTTGAAGAAGGAATCCACCATTGCAATGCTAGCAATTTCGGGCTCCAG GGTTGTGTGTTCACAAAGGACATCAACAAAGCCGTGTTGATTAGTGATGCAATGGAGACAGGAACGGTTCAAATCAACTCTGCACCAGCTCGGGGACCGGATCATTTTCCTTTCCAG GGTTTGAAGGATAGTGGAATTGGATCACAAGGCATCACCAACAGCATTAACTTGATGACCAAAGTTAAGAGCACTGTTATCAATTTACCAAGCCCTTCTTACACTATGGGTTag